From a region of the Chitinophaga caseinilytica genome:
- a CDS encoding DUF1080 domain-containing protein, which produces MKTKLMTLAAIALLSAGTAFGQKAQKLFNGKNLDGWKIHGTEKWYVEKGELICESGPDKEYGYLATDKTFKDFELTVEFKQEANGNSGVFFHSSLEGTKIAGWQAEVAPPGQHSGGIYESYGRGWLIQPAAEKDKALKMGEWNTMKIVVKGNQVTTWLNGTEMITLNDDKIGAKSGQIALQIHSGGGIKVRWKNIKVKELKS; this is translated from the coding sequence ATGAAAACAAAATTGATGACGCTGGCTGCCATCGCCCTCCTTTCCGCCGGAACGGCTTTCGGGCAGAAAGCCCAGAAACTCTTCAACGGGAAGAACCTCGACGGCTGGAAGATCCATGGCACGGAAAAATGGTATGTAGAAAAAGGGGAACTGATCTGCGAAAGCGGCCCGGATAAAGAATACGGATATCTCGCTACCGATAAGACTTTCAAAGACTTCGAACTGACCGTGGAATTTAAACAGGAAGCCAACGGCAACAGCGGCGTTTTCTTCCACTCCTCCCTCGAAGGCACCAAAATCGCTGGATGGCAGGCTGAAGTAGCGCCTCCCGGCCAGCACAGCGGCGGCATCTACGAATCTTACGGCCGCGGCTGGCTCATCCAGCCCGCTGCTGAAAAAGACAAAGCACTGAAAATGGGCGAATGGAACACGATGAAGATCGTGGTGAAAGGGAACCAGGTAACCACCTGGCTGAACGGTACGGAAATGATCACGCTGAACGACGACAAGATCGGCGCCAAATCCGGCCAGATCGCCCTGCAGATCCACTCCGGCGGCGGCATCAAGGTGCGCTGGAAAAACATCAAGGTGAAAGAACTGAAGAGCTGA
- a CDS encoding RES family NAD+ phosphorylase, giving the protein MLVFRITHKQYSQELYASGIKGRWNGAGRKVIYCAESISLAFLENMIRRQGVGFNQDFKIMIIEVPDGLEISTIQPGQLHAKWRDFKDYSHCQPLGNKWFDEGKTPVLKVPSAVLPESSNYVLHTLHPEFRRIRLIETTELVPDERIEDILKKYPH; this is encoded by the coding sequence ATGCTGGTATTCCGCATCACCCATAAACAATACAGCCAGGAACTCTATGCCTCCGGCATCAAGGGCCGCTGGAACGGCGCCGGCCGCAAGGTTATTTATTGTGCCGAATCCATTTCCCTCGCTTTCCTGGAAAACATGATCCGCCGCCAGGGCGTGGGCTTCAACCAGGATTTCAAGATCATGATCATCGAAGTGCCCGATGGCCTGGAAATCTCCACCATCCAACCCGGACAACTGCACGCCAAATGGCGCGATTTCAAAGACTACAGCCACTGCCAGCCCCTGGGCAACAAATGGTTCGATGAAGGGAAAACGCCCGTCCTCAAGGTGCCCTCCGCCGTATTGCCCGAATCTTCCAACTACGTGCTCCACACCCTCCATCCGGAATTCCGCCGCATCCGGCTGATCGAGACCACCGAGCTCGTGCCCGACGAGCGCATCGAAGACATCCTGAAGAAATATCCGCACTAA
- the pheT gene encoding phenylalanine--tRNA ligase subunit beta — MTISYNWLCDYLPVKPAPEELSVILTGVGLEVESLERFESVKGSLEGLVIGEVLTVEKHPNADKLRLTTVNIGNGAPLAIVCGAPNVAAGQKVVVAPVGTTIYPASGEPLTMKKAKIRGEDSFGMICAEDEIGLGASHDGILVLDAALTPGTPASEIFHPYQDWVYEIGLTPNHMDAMSHMGVARDVCAFLNNRENTQVYQLRKPGINAAAKAEKPLPIAVEVKNTEACPRYCGQSITGVKVGPSPAWMQHRLLAIGVRPINNIVDITNYVLHETGQPLHAFDASQIKGGKVIVENLPAGTPFLSLDGKERKLDAGDLMICDGEDNGMCIAGVFGGLNSGVKDETTQIFLESAYFDATSIRKTSMRHGLRTDAAIRFEKGLDISLAPFALERAVALISELAHGAAASEVTDVYPSPKQAWQIDVTYDYIRTLSGHQYPEAQIKNILCSLGFTIHEENEGRLRVAAPLHKPDITIPADIVEEVMRIDGLDNIPIPALVSMAPSVQAQPDKERVKERIADYLAGNGFSEIFTNSITNSQYYKHLDADSLVKMLNSLSADLDVLRPSMLETGLERIAHNLNRRNEDLLFFEFGKTYRQEAVGQYPEKAHLCLYLTGRKQPENWMHKEKPVDFYDLKAFIGNILQMLGITAPQMAANTVHGLQPSFEITSGGKTIAVAGSVAPAQLKAFDIKQPVWYADFNWDVILTLLPTKDAFYEEIPKFPAVRRDLALVLDKNVPFAAVETAARSVKTNLLQQINLFDVFESDKLGAGKKSYAVSFTFQDKQKTLTDQDTDALVNKLVKAFETQLQAEIRK; from the coding sequence ATGACAATTTCGTACAACTGGTTATGTGATTATTTGCCGGTAAAGCCCGCACCGGAGGAACTTTCCGTGATTTTGACCGGCGTAGGCCTGGAAGTGGAAAGCCTGGAACGTTTTGAAAGCGTGAAAGGGAGTCTCGAAGGACTGGTAATCGGCGAAGTGCTGACCGTAGAAAAGCACCCCAACGCCGACAAGCTCCGTCTCACCACCGTGAACATCGGCAACGGCGCGCCCCTCGCCATCGTGTGCGGCGCTCCCAACGTAGCCGCCGGCCAGAAAGTGGTTGTTGCCCCCGTTGGTACCACCATCTACCCCGCCTCCGGCGAGCCCCTCACCATGAAAAAAGCCAAAATCCGCGGAGAAGACAGCTTCGGCATGATCTGCGCGGAAGATGAAATAGGCCTCGGCGCCAGCCACGACGGCATCCTCGTCCTCGACGCCGCCCTCACGCCCGGGACCCCGGCCAGCGAAATATTCCATCCTTACCAGGACTGGGTATACGAAATCGGCCTCACCCCCAACCATATGGACGCCATGAGCCATATGGGCGTGGCCCGCGACGTGTGTGCGTTCCTCAACAACCGCGAGAACACGCAGGTTTACCAGCTCCGCAAACCCGGCATCAACGCCGCCGCCAAAGCAGAAAAACCGCTTCCCATTGCCGTGGAAGTAAAAAATACCGAAGCCTGCCCGCGATACTGCGGCCAGTCGATCACCGGCGTAAAAGTAGGCCCCTCGCCCGCCTGGATGCAGCATCGCCTGCTCGCCATCGGCGTTCGGCCCATCAATAATATCGTGGATATCACCAACTACGTGCTCCACGAAACCGGCCAGCCCCTCCACGCGTTCGACGCTTCCCAGATCAAAGGCGGCAAAGTGATCGTGGAAAACCTCCCGGCCGGCACGCCCTTCCTTTCGCTCGACGGTAAAGAACGCAAGCTGGACGCAGGCGACCTCATGATCTGCGACGGCGAAGACAACGGCATGTGCATCGCCGGTGTGTTCGGCGGCCTGAACTCCGGCGTGAAAGACGAAACCACCCAGATCTTCCTCGAAAGCGCGTATTTCGACGCCACCAGCATCCGGAAAACGTCGATGCGCCACGGTCTGCGGACCGACGCGGCCATCCGTTTCGAAAAAGGGCTCGATATTTCCCTCGCGCCTTTCGCGCTGGAAAGAGCCGTAGCGCTCATCAGCGAACTGGCGCACGGCGCGGCGGCATCCGAAGTGACCGACGTGTACCCTTCGCCGAAGCAGGCCTGGCAGATCGACGTTACTTATGATTACATCCGCACCCTCAGCGGCCATCAATATCCCGAAGCGCAGATCAAAAACATCCTTTGCAGCCTCGGGTTCACGATCCATGAGGAAAACGAAGGGCGCCTCCGCGTGGCGGCTCCCCTCCACAAACCCGATATCACCATCCCGGCCGATATCGTGGAGGAAGTGATGCGGATAGACGGGCTGGATAATATCCCCATCCCCGCGCTCGTATCCATGGCCCCCTCCGTTCAGGCGCAGCCCGACAAGGAGCGCGTGAAGGAAAGGATCGCGGATTACCTCGCCGGGAACGGGTTTTCGGAGATTTTCACCAACTCCATCACCAACAGTCAATACTACAAACACCTCGACGCGGATTCGCTGGTGAAAATGCTCAACAGCCTCAGCGCCGACCTCGACGTGCTGCGCCCGTCCATGCTGGAAACCGGCCTGGAGCGCATCGCCCATAACCTGAACCGCCGGAACGAAGACCTGCTGTTCTTCGAATTCGGTAAAACCTACCGGCAGGAAGCCGTGGGGCAATATCCCGAGAAAGCCCATCTCTGCCTGTACCTCACCGGCCGCAAACAGCCTGAGAACTGGATGCATAAAGAAAAACCGGTAGATTTCTACGACCTGAAGGCTTTCATCGGCAACATCCTCCAGATGCTGGGCATCACTGCTCCGCAGATGGCGGCCAACACCGTTCATGGCCTACAGCCTTCGTTCGAGATCACTTCCGGCGGCAAAACCATTGCCGTGGCCGGAAGCGTGGCACCCGCGCAGCTGAAAGCCTTCGACATCAAGCAGCCCGTTTGGTACGCAGATTTTAACTGGGACGTGATCCTGACCCTGCTGCCCACCAAAGACGCGTTCTACGAAGAGATCCCGAAATTCCCGGCCGTTCGCCGCGACCTGGCGCTGGTGCTCGACAAAAACGTGCCCTTCGCCGCCGTGGAAACCGCCGCAAGGTCCGTGAAAACGAATCTTTTGCAACAAATCAACCTGTTCGACGTTTTTGAGAGTGACAAGCTGGGCGCCGGCAAAAAGTCGTACGCCGTGAGTTTCACTTTCCAGGACAAGCAGAAAACCCTGACCGACCAGGATACCGACGCACTCGTGAACAAACTCGTAAAAGCCTTCGAAACCCAGTTACAGGCGGAGATCCGCAAATAA
- the dnaB gene encoding replicative DNA helicase encodes MDLTKKDRNTRRKPGVDLSTMVYGKVPPQAKELEEAVLGALMLEKGAFDTVIEILKAECFYVDAHQKLFSAMQRLAGKSMPVDILTVVEELKSSGDLEAVGGPFFVSRLTNMVVSTANIEAHARIVLQKFIQRELIRISGEIISEAYEDTADVFDLLDAAESKLFEVTNNHLRKNYDSIDRILVNTIKRIEDLRNKGDEITGVPSGFPSLDKITYGWQPSDLIILAARPAVGKTAFALNLARNAALHPKFAKGAAVFSLEMSSGQIVQRILSAESEIRLEKITRGKLEEHEMRKLMTHGIERLAKAPIFIDDTPGLNIFELRAKCRRLVHNHGVGIIIIDYLQLMSGPNDGRNTNREQEISKISRDLKGLAKELHVPVLALSQLSRDVEKRKDGNKMPQLSDLRESGAIEQDADMVMFIYRPEYYEITTNEMGESNKGETHVRIAKHRNGQLDTVKLRAILEFQRFEDDGFVDGPPAPIGGPSGPAGFPGKGPGGFDEAKVFIQKGSKMNDMDFDDDAFGDAPF; translated from the coding sequence ATGGATCTCACGAAGAAAGACCGAAATACACGCCGCAAGCCCGGCGTGGACCTGTCGACGATGGTGTATGGAAAAGTGCCCCCACAGGCCAAGGAGCTGGAAGAAGCTGTACTGGGTGCACTGATGCTGGAAAAAGGAGCCTTCGATACCGTAATTGAGATCCTTAAAGCTGAATGTTTTTACGTTGATGCCCACCAAAAGCTCTTTTCCGCCATGCAACGCCTGGCCGGTAAATCGATGCCGGTAGACATTCTTACCGTGGTGGAAGAGCTCAAATCCAGCGGCGACCTCGAAGCCGTTGGCGGCCCGTTCTTCGTTTCCCGCCTCACCAACATGGTGGTTTCCACCGCCAACATCGAAGCGCACGCCCGTATCGTACTGCAGAAATTCATCCAGCGCGAGCTGATCCGCATCTCCGGCGAAATCATCTCCGAAGCATATGAAGACACGGCCGACGTGTTCGACCTCCTCGATGCCGCAGAATCCAAACTCTTCGAAGTCACCAATAACCACCTTCGCAAGAACTACGACTCCATCGACCGTATCCTCGTGAATACGATCAAGCGTATCGAAGACCTCCGCAACAAAGGCGACGAAATCACCGGGGTCCCCTCCGGCTTCCCTTCTCTCGATAAAATCACCTACGGCTGGCAACCTTCCGACCTTATCATCCTGGCTGCCCGTCCTGCCGTGGGTAAAACCGCGTTCGCCCTCAACCTCGCGCGAAACGCCGCCCTCCACCCGAAATTCGCGAAAGGCGCGGCGGTATTCAGTCTGGAGATGTCGAGCGGACAGATCGTTCAGCGTATCCTTTCCGCCGAATCCGAGATCCGGCTGGAGAAGATCACGCGGGGCAAGCTCGAAGAGCATGAAATGCGCAAACTGATGACCCACGGTATCGAGCGCCTCGCGAAAGCGCCGATCTTCATCGACGATACCCCCGGTCTCAACATCTTTGAGCTCCGCGCCAAATGCCGCCGCCTCGTGCATAACCACGGCGTAGGCATTATCATCATCGACTACCTGCAGCTGATGTCTGGCCCGAACGACGGCCGCAATACCAACCGTGAGCAGGAGATTTCCAAAATCTCCCGCGATCTGAAAGGCCTCGCAAAAGAGCTGCACGTGCCGGTACTGGCGCTTTCCCAGCTCTCCCGCGACGTGGAGAAACGTAAAGACGGCAACAAGATGCCGCAGCTGTCCGACCTTCGTGAATCGGGTGCGATCGAGCAGGATGCGGACATGGTTATGTTCATTTACCGTCCTGAATACTATGAGATCACGACCAACGAAATGGGCGAATCCAACAAAGGCGAAACCCACGTTCGTATCGCGAAACACCGTAACGGCCAGCTCGATACCGTGAAGCTCCGCGCGATCCTGGAGTTCCAGCGTTTCGAAGACGATGGTTTCGTAGACGGCCCGCCCGCGCCCATCGGCGGCCCCAGCGGCCCTGCAGGGTTCCCCGGCAAAGGCCCCGGCGGGTTCGATGAAGCGAAAGTGTTCATCCAGAAAGGATCGAAGATGAACGATATGGATTTTGACGACGACGCATTCGGCGATGCTCCGTTCTAA
- a CDS encoding antitoxin Xre/MbcA/ParS toxin-binding domain-containing protein, producing the protein MDNLHGKGRRGRPRKSEVPVQHAQEEHMVLQSYADVVELRSFPFGRKIEMVRSGVSKDQLTRLKEIFGLDYDTLSVLLAVTNRSLHLKKGKERMNRGISDRLIFIADVFSVGYNVFGSREGFHAWLRDPSREFGDKAPLEVMDTLAGIEEVKNALYRIDAFIL; encoded by the coding sequence ATGGATAATTTGCATGGGAAAGGGCGCCGGGGCAGGCCGCGGAAGTCGGAAGTCCCGGTACAGCATGCACAGGAAGAACATATGGTGCTGCAAAGCTACGCTGATGTGGTGGAGCTGAGGTCGTTCCCTTTTGGCCGGAAGATCGAGATGGTCAGGTCGGGTGTTTCGAAAGACCAGCTCACGCGGTTGAAAGAGATTTTCGGGTTGGATTACGACACGTTAAGCGTCTTGCTTGCGGTCACCAATCGCTCCCTTCATCTCAAGAAGGGGAAAGAGCGGATGAACCGTGGCATCAGTGACCGGTTGATCTTCATCGCCGATGTGTTCAGTGTTGGGTACAACGTATTTGGCAGCAGGGAAGGGTTTCACGCGTGGTTACGCGACCCCTCGCGGGAGTTCGGGGATAAAGCCCCGCTGGAAGTGATGGATACCCTCGCCGGTATCGAAGAGGTGAAGAATGCGCTGTACCGGATAGATGCGTTTATCCTTTAA
- a CDS encoding RES family NAD+ phosphorylase, whose amino-acid sequence MLNRRAGSVDLLRRVNYAGYWNHAGVPCRYAVGQSSQCVLEKEMVKRFGMIPKDAKIVVLDVPDGSIEYFPEEELPDGWDDVRVRLVAREFGTARLRKTKKLLLAFPSISLHREWIYVINITHPLAKQIRVLDYYPAIRQPGQTRQARIFS is encoded by the coding sequence ATGTTGAACCGGCGCGCCGGTTCAGTCGATCTGCTGCGCCGTGTAAATTACGCCGGCTATTGGAATCATGCCGGAGTGCCCTGCAGGTATGCCGTTGGGCAATCTTCACAATGCGTGTTGGAAAAGGAGATGGTGAAACGTTTTGGCATGATCCCCAAAGACGCGAAGATCGTAGTGCTGGATGTGCCCGACGGCAGCATCGAATATTTTCCGGAAGAGGAATTGCCCGACGGCTGGGACGATGTGAGGGTACGGCTCGTGGCGCGGGAATTTGGTACCGCCCGGCTCCGGAAAACGAAAAAACTCCTGCTCGCTTTTCCTTCCATCTCGCTGCACCGGGAATGGATTTATGTCATCAATATCACCCATCCCCTGGCCAAACAAATCCGCGTGCTCGACTATTACCCCGCCATCAGGCAGCCCGGGCAAACCCGGCAAGCCAGGATTTTCTCATGA
- the rny gene encoding ribonuclease Y, which translates to MVIVAGVVALAIGIILGKLIFAKNTQIKIQEAEEKASRIIEEGKLNAENIKKDKLLEAKEKYIQMKSEHEKEVMQRNQKIAESENRIKQKEQSLNQKNENLTKQVTENEAIKENLARQIELVNIKRSELEKHQEEHIRRLEKVAGLTAEEARNQLVESLKEEARTQALSHIQEIIEDAKTKANKEAKKIIIQSIQRTAAEQTIENAITVFNLESDEIKGQIIGREGRNIRAIEAATGVDLIVDDTPEAIVLSSFDPLRREIARLSLQRLVQDGRIHPARIEEVVEKTKRQLEEQVMEIGERTVIELGIHGLHKELVRMVGKMRFRSSYGQNLLMHSKETANLCAVMAAELGLNPKLAKRAGLLHDIGKVPDEESELSHALLGAKLAEKYGEHPAIVNAIGAHHDEMEMSYVISPIVQACDAISGARPGARREIMQSYLQRIKDLENLAMSYDGVEKAYAIQAGRELRVIVESEKVTDNDADRLSFEIANKIQNDMQYPGQIKVTVIRERRAVNVAR; encoded by the coding sequence ATGGTGATAGTAGCCGGCGTTGTCGCCCTGGCTATTGGAATAATACTAGGAAAACTGATTTTCGCGAAAAACACCCAGATAAAGATCCAGGAAGCAGAGGAAAAAGCCAGCCGAATCATCGAAGAAGGAAAACTGAATGCAGAGAATATCAAGAAAGATAAATTACTCGAAGCCAAGGAGAAATACATTCAGATGAAGTCGGAGCATGAGAAAGAAGTCATGCAGCGCAACCAGAAGATCGCAGAATCCGAAAACCGCATCAAGCAGAAAGAGCAGAGCCTGAACCAGAAGAACGAGAACTTAACGAAGCAGGTAACGGAAAATGAAGCGATCAAGGAAAATCTCGCCCGCCAGATCGAACTCGTGAACATCAAGCGCTCCGAACTGGAAAAACACCAGGAAGAGCACATTCGCCGTCTCGAAAAAGTAGCCGGCCTCACCGCGGAAGAAGCCCGCAACCAGCTCGTCGAATCCCTGAAGGAAGAAGCCCGTACCCAGGCCCTCAGCCACATCCAGGAAATCATCGAAGACGCCAAGACGAAAGCCAACAAGGAAGCCAAGAAGATCATCATACAATCTATCCAGCGCACCGCCGCCGAGCAAACCATCGAAAACGCCATCACCGTTTTCAACCTCGAAAGCGATGAGATCAAAGGCCAGATCATCGGCCGCGAAGGCCGTAACATCCGCGCCATCGAAGCCGCTACCGGTGTAGACCTGATCGTGGACGACACCCCGGAAGCCATCGTGCTCTCGTCCTTCGACCCGCTCCGCCGCGAAATCGCCCGGCTTTCCCTCCAGCGCCTCGTGCAAGACGGCCGTATCCACCCCGCCCGTATCGAGGAAGTGGTAGAAAAAACCAAACGCCAGCTGGAAGAACAGGTAATGGAAATCGGTGAGCGCACCGTGATCGAGCTCGGTATCCACGGCCTCCACAAAGAACTCGTTCGTATGGTCGGCAAGATGCGTTTCCGCTCTTCCTACGGCCAGAACCTCCTCATGCACTCCAAAGAGACCGCCAACCTTTGCGCCGTAATGGCCGCCGAACTGGGCCTCAATCCCAAACTCGCCAAACGCGCCGGTCTCCTGCACGATATCGGTAAAGTTCCCGATGAAGAATCCGAACTGAGCCACGCCCTCCTCGGCGCCAAACTCGCCGAGAAATACGGCGAACATCCCGCCATCGTGAACGCTATCGGCGCTCACCACGACGAGATGGAAATGAGCTACGTGATCTCCCCCATCGTACAGGCCTGCGACGCCATCTCCGGTGCCCGCCCCGGTGCCCGCCGCGAGATCATGCAGAGCTACCTCCAGCGTATCAAAGACCTCGAAAACCTGGCCATGAGCTACGACGGCGTTGAAAAAGCCTACGCCATCCAGGCCGGCCGCGAACTGCGCGTAATCGTGGAAAGCGAAAAAGTGACCGACAACGATGCAGACCGCCTCAGCTTCGAGATCGCCAACAAGATCCAGAACGACATGCAGTATCCCGGCCAGATCAAAGTGACCGTGATCCGCGAGCGCCGCGCCGTAAACGTAGCCCGCTAA
- a CDS encoding antitoxin Xre-like helix-turn-helix domain-containing protein encodes MPATAIALQKEKYSVLHRFMGLELGNLYRLVTSAHKGVKTKVFYDFAETIKMPEKELAGIINLSARTISNYKEQQKVLEPIYSEHLLKLIALYEKGETIFGTVDEFSYWLKKPFWGARETPIDWLVTPGGVDIISEELDKLAEGYPV; translated from the coding sequence ATGCCTGCCACAGCCATCGCACTACAAAAGGAAAAGTACTCCGTCTTGCACCGGTTCATGGGCCTGGAACTGGGGAACCTCTACAGGCTGGTAACATCCGCACACAAAGGCGTGAAAACCAAAGTGTTCTACGACTTTGCGGAAACCATCAAAATGCCGGAAAAAGAACTGGCAGGCATCATCAACCTGTCTGCCCGCACCATCAGCAATTACAAGGAACAGCAAAAAGTGCTGGAACCCATTTATAGCGAGCACCTGCTCAAACTCATCGCCCTTTATGAAAAAGGCGAAACCATCTTCGGCACCGTCGACGAATTCAGTTACTGGTTGAAAAAACCGTTCTGGGGCGCCCGCGAAACACCGATCGACTGGCTGGTAACGCCCGGCGGCGTAGACATTATCTCAGAAGAGCTCGACAAACTCGCCGAAGGTTACCCCGTTTAA
- a CDS encoding cell division protein ZapA: MEPQLIPVNIVVADRTYRIKIRKDEEEDVRRVMKEVNEKIVEFKAAYAGKDIQDYIAMALIMYATHPATIGGKAQANIAPFLREKLQHLDNLLDEQLK, encoded by the coding sequence ATGGAACCGCAACTGATACCCGTTAATATAGTCGTAGCAGACCGCACCTACAGGATAAAAATCCGGAAAGACGAAGAAGAGGACGTAAGAAGGGTGATGAAGGAAGTGAACGAGAAGATCGTCGAGTTCAAGGCTGCCTACGCCGGCAAAGACATCCAGGACTACATCGCCATGGCGCTCATCATGTACGCCACCCACCCGGCCACCATCGGCGGGAAGGCCCAGGCCAATATCGCCCCGTTTTTAAGGGAGAAACTGCAACATCTTGACAATCTGCTGGATGAACAGCTGAAATGA
- a CDS encoding LytTR family DNA-binding domain-containing protein, producing MKILINETETIAAQKLKDMISTIDPDVEILQFNSQIDMLLSGLRTPQTVQRYLVRSGTRLISVAIQDIAFFYIRDRMACIRTHQNTDHFIDKSLDDIANELDPHDFFRLNRQCIVHYRSILKVQAWFNGKLKVQVKPALEEDVIVSRLRAPDFRKWLGE from the coding sequence ATGAAAATTCTCATCAACGAAACAGAAACCATCGCAGCGCAGAAGCTGAAAGACATGATCTCCACCATTGACCCCGATGTGGAGATATTGCAGTTCAACAGCCAGATCGACATGCTGCTGTCTGGCCTGCGCACCCCGCAAACCGTTCAGCGATACCTCGTTCGCAGCGGCACCCGCCTCATTTCCGTAGCCATCCAGGACATCGCGTTCTTTTATATCCGCGACCGTATGGCCTGCATCCGCACCCATCAGAATACGGACCACTTTATCGACAAAAGTCTGGACGACATTGCCAATGAGCTCGATCCGCACGACTTTTTCCGCCTCAACCGCCAGTGTATCGTGCATTACCGCAGTATCCTGAAAGTGCAGGCCTGGTTCAACGGCAAGCTGAAAGTGCAGGTGAAGCCCGCGCTGGAGGAAGACGTAATCGTGTCTCGCCTGCGCGCCCCGGATTTCCGCAAATGGCTGGGCGAATAA
- a CDS encoding MATE family efflux transporter: protein MKRIYEKYKHHYKDNFQLAYPVVISQLGHTLVGLSDSIIMGHTGEISLAAVSLGVGFFSIFMVAGIGISYGLTPLIAQANGRGEKEICGRLLAHSLIINAITGLVMFAGILITAENLERMGQPAAVAPEARIFLRYLAFSYLPLMVFLTFKQFAEGLGFTRQAMNISIIGNILNIVIGVTLVYGLLGVPRMGISGVGIATFTDRLLMGITMAWYVLKSPRFREYLGDFHFRDISKSLLKKIAGLGTPVALQYIFEVSAFSGAVVMAGWLGSTQQAAHQIAINLASMTYMMASGISAAAGIRSGNNFGAGNFSDLRRSSIASYHMVAVMMGIAALVFVLGSRWLPLMYINDPEVVHMASGLLLIAAFFQLFDGTQVVGLGVLRGLGDVRVPTVITMIAYWVIGLPVGYILGFPLKLGVQGIWWGLLLGLVVASVLLFFRFQDFTRRLERNAGNS from the coding sequence ATGAAACGGATTTACGAAAAGTACAAACATCATTATAAGGATAATTTCCAGCTCGCATACCCCGTCGTGATTTCCCAGCTCGGCCATACGCTGGTAGGGCTGAGCGACAGTATCATCATGGGCCATACCGGCGAAATTTCGCTGGCGGCCGTGTCTCTCGGCGTGGGGTTTTTCAGCATTTTCATGGTGGCCGGGATCGGGATTTCCTACGGCCTCACGCCGCTCATCGCGCAGGCGAACGGGCGGGGCGAGAAGGAGATCTGCGGGCGGTTGCTCGCGCATAGCCTCATCATCAACGCCATTACCGGGCTGGTGATGTTCGCCGGGATATTGATCACCGCCGAAAACCTGGAACGGATGGGGCAACCGGCGGCTGTGGCGCCGGAAGCGCGCATCTTCCTCCGGTACCTCGCATTTTCCTACCTCCCGCTCATGGTGTTCCTTACGTTCAAGCAATTCGCGGAGGGACTGGGCTTTACCCGCCAGGCCATGAACATCAGTATCATCGGCAATATCCTCAATATCGTGATCGGCGTTACGCTGGTGTACGGATTGCTCGGCGTGCCGCGCATGGGGATTTCCGGTGTGGGGATCGCCACGTTTACCGACCGTTTGCTCATGGGCATCACCATGGCGTGGTACGTGCTGAAATCGCCGCGGTTCCGGGAATATCTCGGTGATTTCCATTTCCGGGACATATCGAAATCGTTGCTGAAGAAGATCGCCGGATTGGGAACGCCCGTGGCGCTGCAATATATTTTTGAGGTGAGCGCGTTCAGCGGAGCGGTGGTGATGGCCGGGTGGCTGGGCTCCACGCAGCAGGCGGCGCACCAGATCGCCATCAACCTCGCGTCCATGACGTATATGATGGCGAGCGGGATTTCCGCCGCGGCGGGCATCCGGAGCGGCAATAACTTCGGTGCCGGGAACTTCTCCGACCTGCGGCGTTCTTCCATCGCCAGCTATCATATGGTGGCGGTGATGATGGGGATCGCGGCGCTGGTGTTCGTACTGGGCAGCCGGTGGTTGCCGCTGATGTACATCAACGATCCGGAAGTGGTGCATATGGCGTCGGGACTGTTGCTCATCGCGGCGTTCTTCCAGCTGTTCGACGGTACGCAGGTTGTAGGGCTCGGCGTGCTGCGGGGCCTGGGCGATGTGAGGGTGCCTACGGTCATCACGATGATCGCTTACTGGGTGATCGGCCTCCCGGTCGGGTATATCCTCGGGTTTCCGCTGAAGCTCGGCGTGCAGGGGATCTGGTGGGGATTGCTGCTGGGATTGGTGGTGGCATCGGTGCTGCTGTTCTTCCGGTTCCAGGACTTTACCCGCCGGCTGGAAAGGAATGCAGGAAATAGCTAA